AAAAGGGAATGGCTATGGCCACCTTGTTCTTCGCGGCGGCAACGGCCTACCAAACTATGACGCTGTCAACATTGCATTAAGTGAAGAGGCGTTAACGTCTGCGAAATTAATGCACAACATCATGGTTGATTGCTCTCATGAGAATTCAAGTAAAAAACCTGAGCGCCAAGTAACGGTTGCAGAAGACTCAACTCAACAGATTCTAGATGGTAATAACTCCATCATGGGCTTGATGATCGAAAGTAATATCGGCTGGGGAAATCAAAAAGTCCCTGCCGACCTAAAAGACCTTGAATACGGCGTATCAATTACCGACGCCTGCATTGACTGGGAAGCAACAGAAAATACACTGACAGATATGGCAAATACGTTACGTGACGTTCTGCCAAAGCGTCAGCGTGGATAGTTTCCACTCTGCTAAAGACTCTAAGCTCCAATAAAAAGGGGGAATCGCTTGTAAGCGGTTCCCCCTTTTTTACACACCATATAAACTACATGAAAGCGTTTTCTGTTACCGTATGATCAGTCGAATCCCTTACTGCAGTAAGACCCGGAACCTTCTCAATCAAGGTTTTTTCAACACCCTCTTTCAGAGTTAGGTCTACCGCGCTACAGCCTTGGCAACCCCCGCCAAACTTTAACACCGCCACTTGACCGTCAATTACTTCTAGAAGACTAACTTCGCCACCGTGAGCCGCAAGGCCAGGATTAATGTCTGAGTAAAGAACATAATTAATTTGATCTTCGATTGGACTATCCGCCGTCACTTTTGGCATTTTCGCATTGGGCGCTTTAATCGTTAATTGACCACCCATTTTCTCTGTTGCGTAGTCGACAAAAGCCTCATCCAAAAAAGCCACTGACATTTTTTCAAGATACACTTTAAGCTTGGGTAAATTCAAAATCTCATCTGTCTCATTCACTTCGTCTGGACGACAGTAAGCAAGACATGTTTCAGCATAAGGCGTACCTGGCTGCTGAATAAAAATTCGCACGGCAATACCTTCTACGTCTTGCTTTTCAAGCAAAGATGCAAGGTACTCTTGGGCACTATCCGTAATTGTAATGTTCATAATAACCCTTTTCTAAATCTACATAACGATCAATAAACGCTATATTACAGTAGATAATCAGCAAAGCCAAAGACCTAGTAAAAAAGTAGGGTATTTTTCCTCTTTCTATTTATTACCTACTTAAATAACGAGACCTCCAAATAAGCCTTATTAGAAAAACCCCTAAAGATATAGATAAATATTCATTTTTAGAATAAAGGATCTTTGCTAAGATGAGCCAACTAACACTTATTAACCACGGTTCATTCCACTATGTATCAATACGACGCAATTGACCAACAGCTTGTTGACGAGCGTGTAGCACAATTCCGCGACCAAACACGCCGCTACTTAAACAAAGAACTGAGTGAGCAAGAATTTTTACCATTGCGCCTTCAAAATGGGCTGTATGTACAACGCTATGCGCCAATGCTACGCATTGCGATCCCATACGGAATGCTGTCCAGCACCCAATTACGGAAGCTAGCTGACATCAGCTGTCGCTACGACAGATCATACGGTCACTTTAGCACCCGTCAGAACTTACAATTAAACTGGCCAAAACTTGAAGACGTGCCAGATATTTTAGCAGAGCTTGCGCAAGTAGAAATGCACGCTGTACAAACAAGCGGTAACTGCATCCGTAATACAACAACAGATCAATACGCCGGTGTCATCTCTGATGAGATAGTAGACCCTCGCCCATACTGTGAGTTGATCCGCCAATGGTCTACATTCCACCCGGAATTTGCTTTCCTCCCGCGGAAATTCAAAATCGCTGTAAACGCAACTGAATCCGCAGACCGTGCCGCGACGCAGGTTCATGACATTGGACTACATATTAAGAAAAATGATGCAGGCGAGATTGGCTTTAAAGTTATTGTCGGTGGCGGTCTTGGCCGTACACCAATGGTTGGCGTGACAATCTGTGAGTTCATGCCGCGTAAAGACCTACTAACTTATTTAGATGCGATTATTCGCGTTTATAATCAGCAAGGTCGTCGTGATAACAAATACAAGGCTCGCATCAAAATATTGGTAAAAGCATTGGGTATTGAAGAGTTCCGTAACCGAGTTGATGCTGAATGGGCTCATTTAAAAGGCAAAGAAAGCACCGTCCCAATGAGCGAATTTGATCGTCTCACAAGCTTCTTTTCTGAACCAGCTTACGCAGCTCTAGAAAACAAACCTGCAATTCTATCAAGCAAACTAGCCGACAGCGCTGGCTTTGCTCGCTGGTACGAGCGCAATACATTTGAGCATAAAAAATCGGGCTATCGCATCGTAACGCTGACGCTCAAAAAAGCAGGACAAGCACCAGGTGATGCAACGTCAGAACAAATGCAAAAAGCGGCAGACCTTTCTGACAAGTTTAGTTTTGGTGAATTGCGCGTAAGCCATGAGCAAAATCTTGTACTTGCCGATGTCCGTCAAGAACAGCTAGTAGAGCTATGGGAAGCAGCCAAAGAAGCAGGCTTTGCCACACCAACGCTTGGCTTACTAACCGATATGATTTGCTGTCCAGGTGGCGATTTTTGCTCATTAGCCAATGCGAAGTCCATTCCCATTGCTGAACAAATTCAAGAAGCATTTAATGATCTCGACTACTTATTTGATCTAGGTAATATTGATCTCAATATATCCGGCTGCATGAATGCCTGTGGTCACCACCATGTTGGTAACATCGGTATTTTAGGCGTAGATAAGAAAGGCGAAGAGTTCTACCAAATTTCCATTGGTGGTGCTTCTGGTCATGACGCAAGCATCGGAAAAATTCTAGGGCCCTCTTTTGCTCAAGAAGAAATTAGCACTGTCATTCAAAAATTAATGAATGTTTATGTTGAAAATCGCTCTGAAGAAGAACGATTTATTGATACTTATCGCCGCGTTGGCATCACACCATTTAAAGAGGCAGCGTATGCCAAAGCTAATTAAGAACGGCGAAATAATTGACAATGCCTTTATCTGGCAGCAAGACCCAGAGCAAAAAGTTACCTCTAATAGCATCGTCGCTGCGCAAAAATGGCTATCAGAGAAAGATACGATTAGTCATGTCGCAGGCATTTGGCTAGAAGCTGGGGATGGAATCGAATTCCTAAAAGACGTCGACCTAAGTCAATTTGATGTTATCGGCGTTAATTTTCCTGCTTTTACCGATGGTCGAGGCTTTAGCTATGCCCGACTATTAAAAGAAAGACTGAATTATCAAGGCGAAATAAGAGCCCTTGGCCATTTTATTCCAGATCAATTGGGCTACCTTTTACGAGTGGGGTTTAATAGCTTTCAATTCAATGAAGAGGTCGATCTTGAAAAGGCACTTGCTCTGCACAAACCTTTTTCAATCGCTTATCAAGGCGATGTTTCAGATCCAAGACCTATATTCTTACGCCGATAAACACAATTTTTACAATTAAACTCCTAGAAAAGGCCATTACGATGGCCTTTTCTATTGCGTATTGAGTCTCTCATGACTATCGTACTAAATAGATAAAGTGATTGATTGTTAAAGGAACTTAACGTGTCTAAAAAACGTATTACAAGCCTAATTATTGGCATACTACTTTCTGCCACTGCGCATTCAGCGACAGTGTACATTTCTGACGTTCAATTTGTTGCCATTCGCGAAGGGTTGGATAACAGCACTAGAGCGGTAGAAAGGGGTTTGAAAAGCGGAACACCTCTAGACGTCATCGAACAAAACGATGGCTATACGAAAGTTCGAACTCCAAGTGGAAATGAAGGCTGGGTTGCTGATTATTTCCTTAGTGAAGATATGGTAACCAGAGACCAATTAGACACATTACGCGCACGCCTTAGTAAAAGCACGGAAAGCAGAACAGAAATAGTCGACACACTCAAACTCAGTCAACAAAAAATCCAAGAGCTAAGTAATATAAATACATCTCTTAACGATGAAAACGAATCCTTAAAACAACAACTTCAAACAGCGGCAGAGCTGTCAGAAAAGGCACGAGCCATCGTTTCCCAAAATGACGATGTAAGCTACCAAATAGAGAGCCTCAAGCAACAAGCCAGTACTGCCGTAGCGCAATCAGAAAAATTGCAAGACACAACAGAACAAAAATGGTTTATGTTAGGAGCTGTCACTCTTTTTGGAGGACTTCTCCTGGGCGCCTTATTACCACTGTTACGCCGTAAGAAAAACAGCACCGGTTCTTGGTCTTAACTAAGGGAAAAAATGGAAGCCTCGATAGTACACTCCTTCTTTTTAATATTTGCAGGAGCAGCCGTCGTTGCCTCCATTGCGTTGTACACCAAGCAACCAATGATAATCGCCTACATTGCCCTTGGCGTTCTATTTGGCCCATCTGCACTATCACTTATTGATGAACCTAAGCTCATGGATGAAATGAGCCATATAGGCATCATTTTCTTGCTTTTTTTACTTGGTTTGGACATGCAACCAAGCCATTTAATTAACATGCTTAAAAAAGCTTCTTGGATTGCTTTACTCAGCTCAGCGGCTTTTGCCATTTTGGGCTATGGTGTTGCCATACTTTGCGGCTACAGCGCCATTGAGAGCCTAATTATTGGCGTTGCCATGATGTTTTCAAGCACCATTGTTTGTATCAAATTACTCCCCACAACCGTTCTACATCATAAACATACAGGCGAACTAGTTGTTGGTTTATTACTACTACAAGACATGATCGCTATCGCAGTATTGCTGGTTCTTTATAGTATCTCTGGCAATGAAGACAGTGGTGTTTTGCAATATCTAAAACCAGTTATCGGCCTCCCCCTATTGATAAGTGGCGCTTTCCTATTTGTAAAATACATTCTACTGAAGCTTATTACTCGATTTGACCGCTTTCATGAGTATATTTTCTTAGTGTCTATTGGCTGGTGTTTATCTATGGCGGTTCTTGCCGAAAGCGCTGGTCTATCAGCCGAAATGGGGGCCTTCATTGCAGGCGTAGCGTTGGCAACCAGCCCAATATCTCAATATATAGCAACGCACCTTAAACCCCTTAGAGACTTTTTCTTAATTTTGTTCTTCTTCAGCATTGGCGCCAGCTTTAATCTTGATTTACTGGGGTTAGTTATTGTTCCCGCCCTAATCTTGGCAATCGGTTCAATGCTGATTAAACCAGTCGTTTTTAGATTTCTCTTAAAAGGCATAAAAGAAGACGCCAGCACTTCTTGGGAAGTCGGCTTTCGTTTAGGCCAAGTAAGTGAATTCTCGCTATTAATTGCTTACCTTGCCGCTAATATAGGGCTGATAGGCATAGAAGCCTCACATGTCATACAAGCCACAGCTATTCTAAGCTTTGCACTGTCAACCTATATCGTTATCTTAAACTTCCCAAACCCCATCGCCATTTCGGACAAATTACGTCGCGACTAACAATTCCTCGTGCATTTTCATTGCCTTTAAGAGAAATTCTTACTGATTTCTAAAATGCTTTTATCTTGCCTCTTCCTTTAATTACATAAAATATAATAGAATAGCGCGAAATACCTGACTACAAGTGACTAAAAGTCTTGTATACTAACGCGCAAATTTCGTCCTAACTTATTTAGAGTAATGTAATGGCTGACTTATCAAAATACAGAAACATCGGTATTTTTGCTCACGTTGACGCGGGCAAAACTACAACAACAGAACGTATTCTTAAACTTACTGGTATGATCCACAAAATCGGTGAAGTGCATGAGGGCGAATCTACTACTGACTTCATGGAACAAGAAGCTGAGCGCGGTATTACCATCCAGTCTGCTGCTGTAAGTTGTTTCTGGAAAGATCACCGCTTTAACGTTATCGACACACCTGGACACGTTGACTTCACAGTTGAAGTATATCGTTCTCTTAAAGTTCTAGACGGTGGCATTGGCGTATTCTGTGGTTCTGGTGGTGTTGAGCCACAATCAGAAACTAACTGGCGCTATGCTAACGAATCTGAAGTTGCTCGTATCATTTTCGTTAACAAACTAGACCGTCTTGGTGCTAGTTTTTACCGTGTAACTGAGCAAGTACAGAAAGTTCTTGGCGCTCACCCGCTAATCATGGTTCTTCCTATCGGCACTGAAGATGAGTTTTCTGGTGTTGTTGACCTTCTAACGCGTAAAGCGTACATCTGGGATGATTCTGGCCAGCCAGAAAACTACAGCATAGAAGATGTTCCTGCTGACATGGCGGAAATAGTTGAAGAATACCGTGAGAAACTACTAGAAACAGCTGTAGAGCAAGACGATGAAATCATGATGGCCTACATGGATGGCGAAGAGCCTTCTATTGATGACATCAAACGCTGTATCCGTAAAGGTACTCGCGATCTTCTTTTCTTCCCAACATACTGTGGTTCAGCCTTCAAAAACAAAGGCATGCAGCTTCTTCTTGATGCTGTTATTGACTACCTACCAAATCCACAAGATGTTATTCCACAAGATCTTACAGACGAAGAAGGTAATCCAAACGGCCAAAAAGCGATCGTTGACGCTAGCGAGCCCTTCAAAGCGCTTGCTTTCAAAATCATGGATGACCGCTTTGGTGCATTGACTTTCGTACGTGTTTACTCTGGTACACTTAACAAAGGCGATACCATCTTAAACAGCTTCACAGGCAAAACAGAGCGTGTGGGTCGTATGGTTGAGATGCAAGCTGATGATCGTAAAGAAATCAGCTCAGCACAAGCGGGCGATATCATCGCTATCGTTGGCATGAAAAACGTACAAACTGGTCACACACTTTGTGATCCTAAGCACCCTTGTACACTTGAAGCAATGGTTTTCCCTGAGCCAGTAATTTCCATCTCTGTTACGCCGAAAGACAAAGGTGGTAACGAGAAAATGGGTGTTGCGATCGGTAAGATGGTTGCAGAAGATCCAACATTCCGTGTTGAAACTGACATCGATTCAGGTGAAACAATTCTTCGTGGTATGGGTGAGCTTCACCTAGACATCAAAGTAGATATCCTGAAACGTACTTACGGTGTAGATCTGATCGTTGGACAACCACAGGTTGCTTACCGTGAAACAATCACCAAAGAAGTTGAAGACACTTATACACATAAGAAACAATCTGGTGGTTCTGGTCAGTTCGGTAAGATCGATTACCGCATCAAACCAGGTGAGCCAGGTACTGGCTTCGTATTCTCTTCTTCAGTCGTGGGTGGTAACGTACCAAAAGAGTTCTTCCCTGCTGTAGAGAAAGGCTTTAAGTCTATGATGACCGAAGGCGTTCTAGCAGGTTTCCCTGTATTAGACGTTGAAGTTCAATTGTATGACGGTGGCTTCCATGCTGTTGATTCCTCTGCCATTGCCTTCGAAATCGCTGCTAAAGGCGCTTTCCGTCAGTCAATTCCAAAAGCTGGCCCTCAGTTGATCGAACCTATCATGAAAGTTGATGTGTTCACTCCTGATGATCACGTTGGTGATGTAATCGGTGACCTTAACCGTCGTCGCGGCATGATCAAAGACCAAGAGAAAGGTTTGACTGGTGTTCGCATCAAAGCAGACGTTCCTCTATCTGAAATGTTTGGTTACATCAGTACGTTACGTACAATGACATCTGGTCGTGGTCAGTTCTCTATGGAGTTCTCTCACTACCTACCATGTCCTTCTAACGTTGCTGAAACAGTAATCGCTGCCGTTAGAGAGAAGAAAGAACAAGAACGTAAAGATAAATAATTATTAACTATTTTCTAAAAAAACCCGATGCATAAAAATGCATCGGGTTTTTTATTGCCTCAAGAAACAACACACAATTGTCAGCATTCATTTTTGACAAAAAAAAACACCCTAAGGCGTTTTTTAAACAATCAATTTATTCCAAAACATTAAAACGGTACTGGGTATTCCTTAAATACCGACATAATGTCTTTCAATACCTCTTCAGACAGAACCATATCAAATGCGTCCATATCTTCTTTGAGCTGCTCCAATGATGTTGCACCGATAATAGTAGAACTCACACCGTCAACCTGATCACACCATGCTAACGCTAACTGAGCCGCTGTCAGCTTATGTTTATCAGCAACGCTCAGGTATTCCCTAACCGCTTTATCGACTAATGGCGTATCGCGAAAAAGTCCGTTACGCTGAGCATAACTCCAGCGACTGCCCTCTGGTCGCGCACCATCAAGATATTTACCAGTTAGTGCGCCAGCAGCCAAAGCAGACCATGGCAGATAAGCCACATCCTCATGCACACAATTTTCAATCAAATACGGCCAATCTTTAGTGTGCAACAAACTAAATTCATTTTGGATTGAAGCAACACGAGGCAGACCATGTTGATCACTTAGGCGAATGTATTCATTGATTCCCCAAGTGGAATCATCCGATAAGCCAAAGTGACGAATTTTCCCCGCTTTCACACAAACATCTATACCCTGCAAAATATCTAACATTTGCGCAGATTGAGCTTTACTATCAACATCAGTAAAAGAAATTTGACCGGGAAAATGTTTTGCAAAATGAGGTGTGTTTCGATTAGGCCAATGAAGCTGATACAGATCGATATAATCTGTTTGTAAACGCTTTAGCGAAGCATCAACAGAAGCAATAATGGCCGCGCCCGTAATTGGACCTCCATCGCGGATATAATGAAGTCCGGGGCCAGCAATCTTAGTTGCCAGAATAAACTCTTCACGACGTGATGGATTACGAGATAACCAGTCACCAATGATGGTCTCTGTTTTACCATAAGATTCTTCATTCGGTGGGATAGAATACATTTCAGCCGTATCGATAAAATTCACACCACGAGACAGTGCATATTCAATCTGCTCATCTGCATCTTTTTGATTATTCTGAGTACCCCAAGTCATAGTACCCAAACATACTCTAGAAACCTCTAAGCCTGTTCGTCCGAGCGGAACATATTTCATTTTTACAATCCTTCATGTTTCATTTCGCACACGCAAAGTGCGCAACAAAGTAAACTAAAGGGTCAATGTAATAAATTTTTGAATCGCAGGCCAGTTTTATCAATGAAAACAATAAGGAGACGACCCCATTAAAAATGATCCAACCTCCATTATTAAGATATTATTAGGCCTACTGCTTGTCTTTTAGCAGCGCTTCATAACGTCTATCGGTAAGCGTTTTCAAGAAAGCGACAATCGCATCAACACGGCGATCCTGCAAAGCGGGACCCTTTTCTAAATTCACCAGGTCAATATTTTCAGTTACTTCCGGTTTTGCCCACACCTTCCCTGTTTCAGGATTTATTGTGCGGCTAGGATTATTGTATTTGTCATAAAAAAGTACAACCGTTCGCAAATCCTTGAACACCCCATTGTGCATATAAGGCCCAGTTACCGCCACATTACGCAAAGAAGGCACCTTAAACTTACCTGCCTGTTTTGGGTCATCAATATCTGGATTGTCCAGCAAACCAAGATCTTTCTTATTACCATTATGAGCCATCAATGCCTGATTGGCCGGCACACCAATGTTTCTATACTCATAATTACTAAAGATTTCTTGAGGGTTTAATGGTGAATTATTTAACTGATGACAAGCATTGCAGTTGGTAAACTGCTGAGAGAAGAACAACGTTTTACCCAGCTCTTCTTGAGGTGTTAGGTTTTCTTCCCCCCTTAGCGCTCGATCGTATTTTGAATCAAAGGGCATGAATAAAGCGGTTTTCTCAAAGCTTGCAATGGCATCCGTAATCGCCGCATAGCCTTTAATAGGATCGTTCAATACACCTTGACCATAAATAGAATTAAACAGGCCTTCATAACGACCATTCTCTTTAACTCGAGTGACAACCGTATCGCCATCCGGTATCGCCATTTCCAAAGGGTTTAAAAATGGCCCCTCTGCCTGCTGAGCTAGACCTGAGGCTCGTCCGTCTAAAAATTGTCCTCCGCGATATTCACCATTCGCCATACGATGGAATGCTGGAGAAAAAGCAGCGTACCCAGCGGTTGGCGTATTACGCCCACCCATAGAATGCCCATCACTGCCTAACGACACCGCGCCAAAAAGTGCATTTTGCCTTTTATCAACAAAAGCATTCGCAATATCATGG
This genomic stretch from Marinomonas primoryensis harbors:
- a CDS encoding cation:proton antiporter, which gives rise to MEASIVHSFFLIFAGAAVVASIALYTKQPMIIAYIALGVLFGPSALSLIDEPKLMDEMSHIGIIFLLFLLGLDMQPSHLINMLKKASWIALLSSAAFAILGYGVAILCGYSAIESLIIGVAMMFSSTIVCIKLLPTTVLHHKHTGELVVGLLLLQDMIAIAVLLVLYSISGNEDSGVLQYLKPVIGLPLLISGAFLFVKYILLKLITRFDRFHEYIFLVSIGWCLSMAVLAESAGLSAEMGAFIAGVALATSPISQYIATHLKPLRDFFLILFFFSIGASFNLDLLGLVIVPALILAIGSMLIKPVVFRFLLKGIKEDASTSWEVGFRLGQVSEFSLLIAYLAANIGLIGIEASHVIQATAILSFALSTYIVILNFPNPIAISDKLRRD
- a CDS encoding DUF934 domain-containing protein, whose protein sequence is MPKLIKNGEIIDNAFIWQQDPEQKVTSNSIVAAQKWLSEKDTISHVAGIWLEAGDGIEFLKDVDLSQFDVIGVNFPAFTDGRGFSYARLLKERLNYQGEIRALGHFIPDQLGYLLRVGFNSFQFNEEVDLEKALALHKPFSIAYQGDVSDPRPIFLRR
- the nfuA gene encoding Fe-S biogenesis protein NfuA; the encoded protein is MNITITDSAQEYLASLLEKQDVEGIAVRIFIQQPGTPYAETCLAYCRPDEVNETDEILNLPKLKVYLEKMSVAFLDEAFVDYATEKMGGQLTIKAPNAKMPKVTADSPIEDQINYVLYSDINPGLAAHGGEVSLLEVIDGQVAVLKFGGGCQGCSAVDLTLKEGVEKTLIEKVPGLTAVRDSTDHTVTENAFM
- a CDS encoding TIGR04211 family SH3 domain-containing protein produces the protein MSKKRITSLIIGILLSATAHSATVYISDVQFVAIREGLDNSTRAVERGLKSGTPLDVIEQNDGYTKVRTPSGNEGWVADYFLSEDMVTRDQLDTLRARLSKSTESRTEIVDTLKLSQQKIQELSNINTSLNDENESLKQQLQTAAELSEKARAIVSQNDDVSYQIESLKQQASTAVAQSEKLQDTTEQKWFMLGAVTLFGGLLLGALLPLLRRKKNSTGSWS
- a CDS encoding cytochrome-c peroxidase; translation: MLRYFLGVTAISLFISACSEPAQIVGHVEPHSKSASELPIASTDPKALLGSQLFFDTNLSKERNQSCGTCHDIANAFVDKRQNALFGAVSLGSDGHSMGGRNTPTAGYAAFSPAFHRMANGEYRGGQFLDGRASGLAQQAEGPFLNPLEMAIPDGDTVVTRVKENGRYEGLFNSIYGQGVLNDPIKGYAAITDAIASFEKTALFMPFDSKYDRALRGEENLTPQEELGKTLFFSQQFTNCNACHQLNNSPLNPQEIFSNYEYRNIGVPANQALMAHNGNKKDLGLLDNPDIDDPKQAGKFKVPSLRNVAVTGPYMHNGVFKDLRTVVLFYDKYNNPSRTINPETGKVWAKPEVTENIDLVNLEKGPALQDRRVDAIVAFLKTLTDRRYEALLKDKQ
- a CDS encoding nitrite/sulfite reductase translates to MYQYDAIDQQLVDERVAQFRDQTRRYLNKELSEQEFLPLRLQNGLYVQRYAPMLRIAIPYGMLSSTQLRKLADISCRYDRSYGHFSTRQNLQLNWPKLEDVPDILAELAQVEMHAVQTSGNCIRNTTTDQYAGVISDEIVDPRPYCELIRQWSTFHPEFAFLPRKFKIAVNATESADRAATQVHDIGLHIKKNDAGEIGFKVIVGGGLGRTPMVGVTICEFMPRKDLLTYLDAIIRVYNQQGRRDNKYKARIKILVKALGIEEFRNRVDAEWAHLKGKESTVPMSEFDRLTSFFSEPAYAALENKPAILSSKLADSAGFARWYERNTFEHKKSGYRIVTLTLKKAGQAPGDATSEQMQKAADLSDKFSFGELRVSHEQNLVLADVRQEQLVELWEAAKEAGFATPTLGLLTDMICCPGGDFCSLANAKSIPIAEQIQEAFNDLDYLFDLGNIDLNISGCMNACGHHHVGNIGILGVDKKGEEFYQISIGGASGHDASIGKILGPSFAQEEISTVIQKLMNVYVENRSEEERFIDTYRRVGITPFKEAAYAKAN
- the fusA gene encoding elongation factor G, with protein sequence MADLSKYRNIGIFAHVDAGKTTTTERILKLTGMIHKIGEVHEGESTTDFMEQEAERGITIQSAAVSCFWKDHRFNVIDTPGHVDFTVEVYRSLKVLDGGIGVFCGSGGVEPQSETNWRYANESEVARIIFVNKLDRLGASFYRVTEQVQKVLGAHPLIMVLPIGTEDEFSGVVDLLTRKAYIWDDSGQPENYSIEDVPADMAEIVEEYREKLLETAVEQDDEIMMAYMDGEEPSIDDIKRCIRKGTRDLLFFPTYCGSAFKNKGMQLLLDAVIDYLPNPQDVIPQDLTDEEGNPNGQKAIVDASEPFKALAFKIMDDRFGALTFVRVYSGTLNKGDTILNSFTGKTERVGRMVEMQADDRKEISSAQAGDIIAIVGMKNVQTGHTLCDPKHPCTLEAMVFPEPVISISVTPKDKGGNEKMGVAIGKMVAEDPTFRVETDIDSGETILRGMGELHLDIKVDILKRTYGVDLIVGQPQVAYRETITKEVEDTYTHKKQSGGSGQFGKIDYRIKPGEPGTGFVFSSSVVGGNVPKEFFPAVEKGFKSMMTEGVLAGFPVLDVEVQLYDGGFHAVDSSAIAFEIAAKGAFRQSIPKAGPQLIEPIMKVDVFTPDDHVGDVIGDLNRRRGMIKDQEKGLTGVRIKADVPLSEMFGYISTLRTMTSGRGQFSMEFSHYLPCPSNVAETVIAAVREKKEQERKDK
- a CDS encoding aldo/keto reductase, producing the protein MKYVPLGRTGLEVSRVCLGTMTWGTQNNQKDADEQIEYALSRGVNFIDTAEMYSIPPNEESYGKTETIIGDWLSRNPSRREEFILATKIAGPGLHYIRDGGPITGAAIIASVDASLKRLQTDYIDLYQLHWPNRNTPHFAKHFPGQISFTDVDSKAQSAQMLDILQGIDVCVKAGKIRHFGLSDDSTWGINEYIRLSDQHGLPRVASIQNEFSLLHTKDWPYLIENCVHEDVAYLPWSALAAGALTGKYLDGARPEGSRWSYAQRNGLFRDTPLVDKAVREYLSVADKHKLTAAQLALAWCDQVDGVSSTIIGATSLEQLKEDMDAFDMVLSEEVLKDIMSVFKEYPVPF